From Erigeron canadensis isolate Cc75 chromosome 8, C_canadensis_v1, whole genome shotgun sequence, one genomic window encodes:
- the LOC122578176 gene encoding DExH-box ATP-dependent RNA helicase DExH15 chloroplastic, with protein MNTLSSLFIPSQIVLHFQNPNYNTNNNTFYFKFTNLKPLHFLNNRNRQFQISYKLNKSDSGAGNTSSSQVSSDTDYEDEDEDEDDEEEVAEEYETVSVDGGEFSDGIDEEEEEDYNDGNVVLGEESKSKFEEFKWQRIERIRKDVREFGDGIIDVDELSSVYNFRIDKFQRSAIQAFLRGSSVVVSAPTSAGKTLIAEAAAVATVARGRRLFYTTPLKALSNQKFREFCDAFGEDNVGLLTGDSAVNRDAQVLIMTTEILRNMLYQSVGTMSSESGLFHVDVIVLDEVHYLSDISRGTVWEEIVIYCPKEVQLICLSATVANPDELCGWINQIHGKTELVTSTKRPVPLTWHLSTRTALLPLLNETGTSMNRKLSTNYLQLNSMGAKSYEDERPRRRNSRKLESDTLSPSKNDRNNIKRSQVPQVIDTVWQLKTRDMLPAVWFIFSRKGCDVAVQYIEDCKLLDECEMSEIDLALKRFRIKYPDAVRESAVKGILRGVAAHHAGCLPLWKSFIEELFQRGLVKVVFATETLAAGINMPARTAVISSLSKRSESGRINLTTNELLQMAGRAGRRGIDKKGHAVVVQNPYEGAEECCKILFSGLQPLVSQFTASYGMVLNLLAGAKVRLNEGDSMEVSRAGRTLEEARKLVEQSFGNYVGSNVMIAAQEELNNIQNEIKVLTFEISDEAIDIKSKNILSKSAYKEMADLQEELRAEKRIRTELRRRMEMERMSSLRPLLQNLEDGHLPFMCLQYHDSAGVKHLVPAVYMSDVDSMNGSKLKNMVTENDSFALKVTLEGDDSNLASQLYTKPCYYVALGSDNTWYLFTERCIKTVYRTGFPNVALTKGDALPREIMTVLLEKEEMQWQKLSQSELGGIWSMEGSLETWSWSLNVPVLSSLPEDNEVVQYSQAYYDAVESYKNQRNKVSHLKKKIARTEGFKEYKKIVDVARFTEEKIRRLKARSSRLMTRLEQIEPSGWKEFLQVSSVIHEIRALDINTHVIFPLGETAAALRGENELWIAMVLRNKVLLDLKPPQLAAVCGSIVSEGIKVRPSKNNSYIYEPSTTVLEVINFLDDQRRSLLQLQEKHDVKIPCCLDSQFSGMVEAWASGLTWREIMMDCAMDEGDLARLLRRTLDILAQIPKLPDIDPQLQRNATAAFNVMDRPPISELAG; from the exons ATGAATACACTCTCTTCTCTCTTTATCCCCTCCCAAATCGTCCTTCattttcaaaaccctaattataatactaataataacacTTTCTATTTCAAATTCACAAATTTAAAACCTTTACATTTCCTAAATAATCGGAACCGCCAATTTCAAATCAGCTACAAGCTAAACAAGTCAGATTCGGGAGCTGGCAATACGTCGTCGTCTCAGGTATCGTCGGATACTGATTACGAAGACGAAgatgaggatgaagatgatgaagaagaagtggcGGAGGAGTATGAAACAGTTTCTGTTGATGGTGGTGAATTTAGCGACGGaattgatgaagaagaagaagaagattataATGATGGAAATGTGGTATTGGGTGAAGAAAGTAAGTCGAAATTCGAAGAGTTTAAGTGGCAAAGGATAGAGAGGATAAGGAAAGATGTCAGAGAGTTTGGTGATGGGATTATTGATGTTGATGAACTTTCTTCTGTTTATAACTTTCGAATCGATAAATTTCAG CGGTCAGCAATTCAAGCTTTTCTGAGAGGTTCTTCTGTAGTAGTTTCTGCGCCTACAAGTGCAGGTAAAACTTTGATTGCTGAAGCTGCAGCTGTTGCTACTGTAGCTAGAGGAAGGAGACTGTTCTATACCACTCCTCTTAAGGCATTGTCTAATCAGAAATTCCGAGAGTTTTG TGATGCTTTTGGAGAAGACAATGTTGGTCTTCTCACCGGAGATTCTGCCGTCAATAGAGATGCTCAGGTTCTAATCATGACCACTGAGATTCTCCGAAACATGTTATATCAGAG TGTTGGAACAATGTCATCAGAAAGTGGACTTTTCCATGTTGATGTGATTGTTTTAGATGAAGTACATTATCTTAGTGACATATCTCGGGGTACTGTCTGGGAAGAGATT GTCATTTATTGTCCAAAAGAAGTTCAACTAATATGCTTGTCAGCAACAGTAGCAAACCCAGATGAGTTATGTGGTTGGATCAATCAG ATTCATGGCAAAACAGAGCTGGTAACATCGACAAAACGTCCAGTTCCTTTGACATGGCATCTTTCTACCAGAACAGCTTTGCTTCCCCTTCTCAATGAGACAGGAACCAGCATGAATAG GAAGCTATCAACCAACTATCTGCAACTTAATTCTATGGGAGCCAAGTCATATGAGGACGAGAGGCCTAGAAGAAGAAACTCAAGAAAGCTTGAGAGTGATACATTGTCTCCATCAAAGAATGACAGAAACAACATTAAACGATCACAA gTTCCTCAAGTTATAGATACTGTATGGCAACTCAAGACAAGGGACATGCTGCCCGCAGTTTGGTTCATTTTTAGTAGAAAAGGATGTGATGTGGCAGTTCAATATATCGAAGACTGCAAACTATTAGATGAGTGTGAGATGAGTGAAATTGATCTGGCATTGAAAAGGTTTCGAATTAAGTATCCTGATGCTGTTAGGGAATCAGCTGTAAAAGGGATACTCCGAGGGGTTGCAGCTCACCATGCTGGTTGTTTACCGCTTTGGAAATCTTTCATAGAAGAGTTGTTTCAAAGAGGACTTGTTAAAGTTGTTTTTGCTACTGAAACACTTGCTGCTGGAATCAACATGCCTGCACGGACAGCTGTGATTTCGTCACTTAGCAAGAGGAGTGAAAGTGGACGCATTAACTTAACTACAAATGAGCTGCTTCAAATGGCTGGCCGGGCTGGACGTAGAGGCATAGATAAAAAGGGTCatgctgttgttgttcaaaatccttATGAAGGTGCTGAAGAATGTTGCAAAATTCTTTTTTCTGGGTTACAACCCCTAGTTTCACAATTTACTGCATCATATGGGATGGTTCTGAATCTTCTTGCG GGTGCAAAAGTTAGACTTAATGAAGGAGATAGTATGGAAGTATCTCGAGCTGGACGTACCCTAGAAGAAGCAAGGAAATTGGTTGAACAAAGTTTTGGCAATTATGTAGGGAGTAATGTGATGATTGCTGCACAAGAGGAGCTTAACAATATACAAAATGAGATtaaagttttgacttttgaaattAGTGATGAAGCGATTGACATAAAGAgcaaaaatatattatcaaaatcggCATACAAAGAAATGGCAGATTTGCAGGAAGAACTAAGA GCAGAAAAACGTATTCGAACAGAGCTGCGTAGAAGAATGGAAATGGAGAGGATGTCTTCCTTGAGACCATTGTTGCAAAACTTGGAAGATGGGCATTTACCTTTTATGTGCTTGCAGTATCATGATAGTGCTGGAGTTAAACATTTAGTCCCTGCTGTATATATGAGTGATGTTGATTCCATGAATGGttccaaattaaaaaatatg GTTACTGAAAATGATTCTTTTGCTCTTAAAGTAACTTTGGAAGGTGATGACAGCAACCTAGCAAGCCAACTTTATACAAAACCATGTTACTACGTGGCTCTTGGTTCAGATAACACTTGGTATCTTTTCACTGAGAGGTGTATCAAGACAGTGTACAGAACAGGTTTTCCTAATGTTGCTTTGACTAAGGGTGACGCTTTACCTCGAGAAATAATGACTGTTCTTCTTGAAAAGGAGGAAATGCAGTGGCAGAAGCTTAGTCAATCTGAACTTGGAGGTATATGGTCCATGGAAGGGTCTCTAGAAACATGGTCCTGGAGTTTGAATGTGCCAGTTTTAAGTAGTCTTCCTGAGGATAATGAG GTTGTGCAATATTCACAGGCGTACTATGATGCAGTAGAATCTTACAAGAATCAACGGAATAAAGTTTCtcatttgaagaaaaaaatagCCAGGACAGAaggcttcaaagaatataaaaagatAGTGGATGTGGCTAGGTTCACTGAAGAAAAGATCCGGCGCCTGAAAGCTAGGTCAAGTCGTTTGATGACTCGTTTAGAGCAGATTGAACCATCTGGCTGGAAGGAGTTTCTGCAG GTGAGCAGTGTGATACATGAAATAAGGGCATTGGATATCAATACACATGTGATATTTCCTCTTGGTGAAACCGCTGCTGCTCTTCGAGGGGAGAACGAGCTGTGGATTGCAATGGTTCTTCGAAATAAAGTTTTACTAGATCTTAAACCTCCACAGTTAGCTGCTGTTTGTGGAAGCATTGTTTCTGAAGGAATCAAGGTCAGACCTTCCAAAAATAACAG TTATATATATGAACCTTCTACCACTGTCTTAGAAGTCATCAACTTTTTGGATGACCAAAGAAGATCTCTTTTACAACTTCAAGAAAAGCATGATGTGAAG ATACCTTGCTGTTTGGATAGCCAGTTTTCTGGCATGGTGGAAGCCTGGGCTTCTGGTTTGACATGGCGGGAAATAATGATGGATTGTGCAATGGATGAAGGAGATTTAGCACGCCTGTTACGAAGAACGTTAGATATTTTAGCACAG ATTCCTAAGTTGCCTGATATTGACCCTCAATTACAAAGAAACGCAACAGCTGCATTCAATGTGATGG